In one window of Methanoculleus chikugoensis DNA:
- a CDS encoding 3-dehydroquinate synthase II, with product MKQFWVDIRPWRKDLAATAIESGADALMVDDAERVRELGRVTTIAENGDLVTGKDVFEIEIVDKESEEEALRLSREGYVIVRTRDWTVIPLENLVAQSDRIVAAVANAEEAKVALTVLERGAAGILLATDDPAEIRRVASVIAGAGEEVPLVPFEVTRIVPVGMGDRVCVDTCSILADGEGMLVGNTSSAFLMVHPETLENPYVAPRPFRVNAGAVHAYILLPNGKTAYLADLAVGDRVLVAEHTGPTHEAVVGRVKIERRPLLLVEAKAGGATVSLVLQNAETIRLVRTDGTAVSVAALAVGDKVLGSVAEGGRHFGVAVKETILEK from the coding sequence ATGAAGCAGTTCTGGGTTGATATCAGGCCGTGGAGAAAGGATCTCGCGGCGACCGCGATCGAGAGCGGCGCAGATGCCCTGATGGTAGACGACGCAGAACGCGTGCGGGAACTCGGCCGGGTGACGACGATCGCGGAGAACGGTGACCTCGTCACCGGAAAGGACGTCTTCGAGATCGAGATCGTCGACAAGGAGTCCGAGGAGGAGGCGCTCCGGCTCTCCCGCGAGGGCTACGTCATCGTCCGGACGCGGGACTGGACGGTCATCCCGCTCGAGAACCTCGTCGCGCAGTCCGACCGGATCGTTGCGGCGGTCGCGAACGCAGAAGAGGCAAAGGTCGCCCTGACCGTCCTCGAACGCGGGGCGGCGGGCATTCTCCTTGCGACCGACGATCCGGCGGAGATCCGGCGGGTGGCGAGCGTGATCGCCGGCGCCGGCGAAGAGGTTCCGCTCGTCCCCTTCGAGGTGACCCGGATCGTCCCCGTCGGGATGGGGGACCGGGTCTGCGTCGACACCTGCTCGATCCTTGCCGACGGGGAGGGGATGCTCGTCGGCAACACCTCCTCGGCGTTCCTGATGGTCCACCCCGAGACCCTGGAGAACCCCTACGTGGCGCCGCGCCCGTTCCGGGTGAACGCCGGGGCGGTGCACGCCTACATCCTCCTCCCCAACGGAAAGACCGCGTACCTCGCCGACCTCGCGGTGGGGGATAGGGTGCTCGTCGCGGAGCATACCGGCCCGACCCACGAGGCGGTCGTCGGCAGGGTGAAGATCGAGCGCCGCCCGCTCCTCCTCGTCGAGGCGAAGGCCGGCGGTGCAACGGTGAGCCTGGTTCTCCAGAACGCCGAGACGATCCGGCTCGTCAGAACCGACGGGACGGCCGTATCGGTCGCCGCCCTCGCCGTCGGCGATAAGGTGCTCGGCAGCGTCGCGGAGGGCGGGCGGCATTTCGGCGTCGCCGTCAAAGAGACGATCCTGGAGAAATGA
- a CDS encoding 2-amino-3,7-dideoxy-D-threo-hept-6-ulosonate synthase produces the protein MIGKEIRLERIMDRNTGRAVIIPMDHGFTMGQIEGLCNMTETVNAVSEGGANAIVLHKGMVKGGHRKRGKDIGLIVHLSASTSMNPDPNDKVLVCTVEEAVALGADAVSIHINLGAPNESRMIESAGEVVRDCNRWGIPLLIMIYPRGKGIDPVSPQSVGHCVRVAEELGADLIKTNYTGDPETFRRITAACSVPVMIAGGEKGGDMETLTTIRDAIDAGAAGVCMGRNAFQRGDPARFIAAISRVVHEGKSAAEALETER, from the coding sequence ATGATTGGAAAAGAGATCCGCCTCGAGCGGATAATGGACAGGAACACCGGCCGCGCCGTGATCATCCCCATGGATCACGGGTTCACGATGGGCCAGATCGAAGGGCTCTGCAACATGACCGAGACGGTCAACGCGGTGAGCGAGGGCGGGGCAAACGCCATCGTCCTCCACAAGGGGATGGTGAAGGGAGGGCACCGGAAGCGCGGAAAGGATATCGGGCTCATCGTCCACCTCTCCGCGAGCACATCGATGAACCCCGACCCGAACGACAAGGTGCTCGTCTGCACCGTGGAGGAGGCGGTCGCGCTCGGCGCCGACGCGGTCTCGATCCACATCAACCTCGGCGCGCCGAACGAGTCGAGGATGATCGAATCGGCGGGCGAGGTGGTGCGCGACTGCAACCGCTGGGGGATACCGCTCCTGATCATGATCTACCCCCGCGGCAAGGGGATCGATCCCGTATCGCCGCAGTCGGTCGGGCACTGCGTCCGGGTGGCGGAAGAGCTCGGGGCCGATCTCATCAAGACGAACTACACCGGGGATCCCGAGACGTTCCGCCGGATCACCGCCGCCTGCTCGGTGCCGGTGATGATCGCCGGCGGCGAGAAGGGCGGGGATATGGAGACGCTCACGACCATCCGGGACGCGATCGATGCGGGCGCGGCGGGTGTCTGCATGGGAAGAAACGCCTTCCAGCGCGGCGACCCGGCCCGGTTCATCGCCGCGATATCCAGGGTGGTGCACGAGGGCAAAAGCGCGGCCGAAGCCCTGGAGACGGAGCGATGA